In the genome of candidate division WOR-3 bacterium, the window CATAGCAAATGAAATATCAAAAAACTCTTTCGTTAATATTATGGATCAGTACTATCCAGCATTTCGTGCCAATGAATATTTAGAACTAAATCGTAGAATAACACCAAAGGAGTATATGGAGATAATTAAAGATTCCCCTTTTGAAAGAGGGAAAGAGATATACTTATGAATAATTCTGGTGCTAGCCCGGAGAAAAATTTTTTCTTGCAAAAGACATTTCTGGCACTTCAGTATCCTAATTATAAACTCTGGTTCTTTGGGCAGTTAGTATCATTATTTGGAACCTGGATGCAAACAACTGCCCAGGGATTTTTCATTTACGAACTAACCCATTCCCCCGCATACCTGGGCTACATCGGATTTGCTGCTGGCTTGCCAACCTGGCTTTTTATGCTCTATGCTGGCGTAATTGCCGACCGCATTCCAAGAAGAAAAATAATGCTCATTACACAAAGCACAATGATGACATTCGCATTTATCTTAGCAACCCTGACATTTTTGAAAATCGTTCAGCCCTGGCATATCATTTTACTGGCATTAGGTATGGGAACTGCCAATGCGTTTGATGCACCGGCGCGTCAGGCATTTGTACGCGAACTCGTTGAACCCGATGCAATGACAAACGCCATAGCGTTGAACTCGGCAATGTTTAATACTGCAATTGCGATTGGTCCTGCAGTTGGTGGTGTAATATATGCAGCATTAGGACCCGCTTGGTGTTTTACAATAAATGGTTTGACATTCATTGCTGTCATCGGTGCACTTTTATCAATGAAACTAAAAGACCACAATCCAATAAGGAGTACTAATTCTCCTTTATTAGACTTAAAGCAAGGAATAAAATATACATTTAGTCATCCGAGAATAAGGCTTTTAATTCTTACTATTGCTATTATCGCCTTGTTTGGTGCAACATTTACTACATTACTTCCAGCCTGGGCAGTAAAGATACTGAATGGCGATGCCCGAACAAATGGATTTCTTCAGACAGCCCGCGGAATTGGTGCATTGACTTCTGCGCTATTCATCGCCTCACTCGGTATCTTTCATTTTAAGGGAAAACTTTTAACCATTGGCACTTTTTTCTATCCGGTTTTTATCATTCTTTTTTCTTCCACGAATAACTTTACTCTGGCGCTAATATTTTTGTTTGGTGCAGGTATGTCACAGATTTTGATAATGAACCTATGTAACTCTCTCGTCCAATTACAGGTTAATGAAGAAATGCGGGGAAGGGTTATGGGTATCTATACCTTTGTATTCTTTGGATTAATGCCTTTCGGTGCACTCTGGATTGGAACCGTAGCACAATTAGCAGGCGAAAGGATTGCTATATTAATTGCTTCAACAGTTACTATGGTGTACGCAATTTTGATTTACTCTTTCGGTCGTCCACTATGGAAATTGAAATAGCGATATATTAAAATAATCTCATCAAAGACAAAAATCATAATATTATAAAAATTTAAGCAGCAATTGACTTTACATTCTTTCCGAATATAATACTACTTATGATCTATTTGCTATGCCAGACCTGCGGGAAAAAATTCCCTGACAACGAACCACTATGGCAATGTACTTGTGGTGGGATTATTGATATAAAAATAAATTCCC includes:
- a CDS encoding MFS transporter, which codes for MNNSGASPEKNFFLQKTFLALQYPNYKLWFFGQLVSLFGTWMQTTAQGFFIYELTHSPAYLGYIGFAAGLPTWLFMLYAGVIADRIPRRKIMLITQSTMMTFAFILATLTFLKIVQPWHIILLALGMGTANAFDAPARQAFVRELVEPDAMTNAIALNSAMFNTAIAIGPAVGGVIYAALGPAWCFTINGLTFIAVIGALLSMKLKDHNPIRSTNSPLLDLKQGIKYTFSHPRIRLLILTIAIIALFGATFTTLLPAWAVKILNGDARTNGFLQTARGIGALTSALFIASLGIFHFKGKLLTIGTFFYPVFIILFSSTNNFTLALIFLFGAGMSQILIMNLCNSLVQLQVNEEMRGRVMGIYTFVFFGLMPFGALWIGTVAQLAGERIAILIASTVTMVYAILIYSFGRPLWKLK